The sequence TGTGTTGCTAAATCCTTCACCAATTCGCATCTTTATCTCACCAACGACAACAACATTTAATGGATCTAAAGTTGAATCTCTTTGAATGAAGACAAAATCCAGTTTTCGAGTTCCCAATAATGGCCAAGCATGTGTGTCTTTAACAATAAGCTTGTTGTTTAAAGTGCCAAACTTCTCTAGTGTATTCTTGTATTTCATCTACTGCAACTTTGTTGGCGAAATTGAAAACTTTCCGGGACCTTTTGCTTTAATAGTATCGATCAATTTTAATGGAAAGTCAATGTCAGGACCTTGTTACGCCGCATCATCATATCGGATAACGTTGAATAACCTAAACACAAATTATTAATGGCGTTTGCAGAAACGGTTGATTTGATCGGATTAATAACATACCTTGTGAACACATGCTTCCTTCCAACAAATAAcgtaatttcttaatttccaCGATTTATTCTTCTTTGAAGACTTTGAATAATACCCCTCttcaaagaagaaaaattgtCTGTTCAAGGAAGAGTTTAACATTATTGGTTAGGAAATGGAAAAGAGATATCACCAGTGTGTATGTCAACAAAAAGACAATGTTATATTCGCCAACAATATCAAATACTTTCTTAATGTTTTGCTTCTTTTCCTGCATCTTATCGTCAAACTCGCCCAAAAAACACATTCGCGTTATCGTAGAGAGTCGTAATAAGTTTTGTCAACGCGAGTGAACGTTATCTTGTCTGATTTCAGAACTAACGTACTTCGATTATATGTAACATACCAGAAACTAATAACTTTCTCAGATATTTAACCCTGAGATTCTTCCAGATTAGATATCTTGTTAGGATTGTTGGTGATATAAACCAGTAAGTCTCTAAATTCATCCTCTGTAATTCCAGATTCTAGGAGGAGAAGGCGGTTAAGTTCTCGACGAACATTGGTTGCAGCAGAGGTAGAACCATAGAAGTCGAGGTAGAAGCAGAGGTCAAAGACAGTTAAACGCGAATATGttactttatttgatttaaataatgtattatattattttgtacgATAAATCCcgaaagaaagaattttttttttgtattgtatATGTATGAAATCGTCAGTCGCACAGATGATCTGATGATTAGCTAATCAGTTACGCGTGACAAGGCTTGGGAAGAAAATTGATAGTAGTAATGTGTGTAATATCTTTTATGAACCATTACAGGTAAGACAATATTTCGTTCCATTTCTAAGCTTGGATTGAGGTTTTGCTAACATACTTATCATAGTTTTTGATAATTGCCATGGTTCAATTGGCTCATGTccggtttctttttcatatttttcgtACAAATCTTAACtgcaaaataatattcattattatgtaaagattacatatcataatattcCCTCGGACGTTACTTTTTTGGTATTTGTGTACGACTTATACAGTATGTCTATATTAATAGTATTTCATGGACTCGTATTCAAACTATATAACAaattaagtatttaataaaaatcatgtgaatattttttattgattattactaGAAAAATCCatcatttaattattgatCAGGCACTTACGTGACATTCAATCGAAAACAGCAcgttatttcctattataccgtaattatttagaaaattattttaattcaaaatcaactattttaaaaacaagATCTGCGCCTTTTTTGTAAACCTAATGATTGGGGTAATATTAGTTCTAGATAAATACTGTATGAAATTAAAGTTTTCCCAAATTATAATCCCCGATAACATGTAAAGATTATGTGTAACCCGGCAACTCATCTGTGAAAcaagtattaattaaattaagaatcataatttataatgaaaatgaagtaaaaaaagGAGGATGTCGATCTCAATGTGATTTTTACTATATACACAATATAGGATTTGATGAACAtgaatgattattataaaaatgtaaaaaaaaatgtatatatatatattactaatatttcatatttcaaaaaaaaaataaaaataaaaataaaaaaataaagaagagaagaaagaaaaaattataattgaacGATGTGGAATctgcttttattattaataacaattgCTCTTTCTTCTTTGATACATCCCGTAAATTCAATATGTATGGATCATGAtccaataaatttaaacaagTTATTAATAGTAGATTGCGCACCTAAAGTACCTAAAGCACctaaacaacaaaataataataataatagttttcaattaaatgatgaaaaattatttcaaataaattttaattgtcaaataacagataataatatGTGTAATAAAGTTGAAGACATATTTAATATGGCAGGGGATATTGTCACCTATGCTCTTGCGCTCAATACACCTATAATCGTTAATGCTAAATTTTACGTTATGGATCCAAAAGAATTAGGAGGGGCAACACCAACTagatatatttcattattagatGAAGATGATCAAGTAGAAAGATTTTATCCACAAGCATTGGTAAAACAATTACAATTAACATCACCTGTAACATTCTCATATTCAGAATCAGATATAACAGCAGAATTTAATTCTTTGATAAATTGGCATTTTCCTGATGATAAAGGATCAATAAAAAAGGATCAATATGACATTTTATATACGATTCTACATGAAATTATTCATGGTTTAGGTTTTATATCAAGTTGGAGGGGTTTGGGTTTAGATACAccagaaaaagaattaactCCTTTTCTTGTAACTGGTTCAGATGATACTTCAATTACTTCATATGATATAGCAGAATCTCCATTTATTTTTCATGGATTTCGCGAAactatatttgataaatttatcataattaaggATAGTAATGGTATACAAACGAGATTATCATCATTCGCCAAtgaattaaatcaatttaatactAGTGCAAgtcaatttattgatttttatgatcaaTTACAAAATACTCCACAATATGAGGCAGCTAAAgatgtattaatttttagtacgacaaaaaatgattttatattcatGCCTAAAGGTAGTAATAGTATTCCAGATGATGGAATTATATTAGAAACGAAGATAAAACCTTATCAAGCGGGTTCTTCTATATCTCATGTAgattctattatttataatattggtAATCCGGATTTTTTAATGAGACGTGAAAGTATTTTAGGTGAATCACTTAATGATTTAGTTATTAAAAGTGGTAATATTACTGGAAGTGCTATCGGTCCAAAGTTACTTAATATCTTAAGTTCAATCGGATATAATTTAGCCGATAATCCGATTAAATCTTCTGCAACAAAACAATCGATagtagattttaatttaataataactttatgcataatatttataacattgaACATCTAAcgctaataaaattttattatcaaatttcattattattattattttttttttaaaaaaaaaaaaatatgcaaaacTAAATTGTTATTTCTAAATAAGGATTTGGTCGATTGTTACGTGGTATATAGACTTTTTACATGATTCGGTTATTATTTACAAccaaaatatgaaattatttttgctgtacttataataaatgaatttttattaaactcaataaattaataataaatattactttgaaatttgttttataagttttaataCCACCAGATTTTTCGTTACTTCCTTTACCATTATTTGTACTTGAGTCACCCGGTTCTATTGGTATACTCATAGTTGGATTAAAATCATTTCCATTTCCAATTATCGTGACACTTGGCTTATATGGGTTAGTATATTCTGGTGTGGAATATCttatatgaatattaaaaaaaaaagaaaaaaagatattagaAAAAcgtgtaataattttaatatcaacCCCCGTATTATCATGATTAAAATGCTTACCCCAATGTTTCCAATACTAGTTTTAGATTAGGTCCTATAATAGCATTATAACCTGcattattatttccattatGTGAAGTAATCAAACTATCTAAATTAGCTCCATGATCcgctaaaaatttcataaggaAATCACtcgtattattatattttttaaaatccacATGACTTATGCTCGAACCTGTTTGATAAGGTTGTAATCTAGTCTCCAAAACAACTGATTCAATGGCTTTTGTAGTCCCTCTAGGTAAAAATCCCAATACATTCGGTGTAATAGAATAACTCATCATTTTTTCTGCTATTTTATATTGAGGTGAATTACGAAATTTTGTTACAAAATCtatatcattttcaaaaattataccaacttctttttgaaatttatttatatctccTGTTAatgctgatattttttttcctgttGGTATATGAATTAAATATCTATCAAATGCTGATTCTAAAAatccattaaatttaaattgttctGATGGATCTTTACcagttattaaaatttctggTGTTAATGCTTTAGGTTGATCATTCATATAATCTTCCCATCCTGACGCAAATCCTAATCCATGTACAATCTCATGTAAAactacatataaaaaatcctGTTGATTACGTGTTATTGGAGGATCTCCTTCAAACCAAAAACTTGTTCCTCCAGCATTAAACAATGCCATTATATCGAAAGGTCCATATGAAGGATGttgtttaaattgaaattgttTTACTAATGCTTGTGGATATAATCTAACTAATCCATCATCATCTTGTAATGGAATCGTTCTAGCTGGTGTCGCTCCTCCTAATATTATAAGTCCATCTCCCTTTGGACATTCTCCTAACGAAGTACAAAAATCTAAGAAACTTGCATTTAATTGTATTggtgtattaattaataaaacagatgataatattttaccaGCTGTTTCAAATGCATTTTTCGCTTTATTACAAAGAATATCGTTTTTTATTCCACAATTGAATGTTAATACAatcatattttcattatttggtTGTGTTAATTGTGataatgaatcaaatttaacgGAATTTTGTTGTAATGGGCATTCTACTGGTATcttgtatgatttttttaaaggattTGGGTAATCAAAACATTGTGATAATGTACCGAGAACATTTAaggttattattaataaaattatcattaataaacatattttcatatttttcaatgTCTGATTACTTTATGTATAAAAGGAAATGagtgaattattattattatttttttttgttttttttttaatgtcgAAGATAATGAAAGTATGGATAAATTGaagaattgaataaaaggagtgaaaagaatgaaaaaaagagaggatgaagaagaaaaggaaTGTCAGACAGTTAgaccaataaaatattaaataataataatgttagtAACGATTCAATTAAACTTCCTTCTATTTGTAAAAGAAGTCGAGCTTGATTCGTGTTTGCTATGCATTTCATGGtcttacaaaaaataataaaaataattagattatGAATTACCATTTCCatgcgtttttttttttgattgttaCCTATGTTACCTTTGTGAAATCTTCAGAATTACACCAATTAATCTACAGAGCATTCTTGTGATcaattaacataattataaCGATCAATTATGCGTCTCGATGATCCCTCTTGTATGGCATCACACGTTTATCGAATATATTGGAGAAGGT is a genomic window of Rhizophagus irregularis chromosome 7, complete sequence containing:
- a CDS encoding uncharacterized protein (SECRETED:cutsite_TLS-QC; SECRETED:prob_0.4688); SECRETED:SignalP(1-22); translated protein: MKICLLMIILLIITLNVLGTLSQCFDYPNPLKKSYKIPVECPLQQNSVKFDSLSQLTQPNNENMIVLTFNCGIKNDILCNKAKNAFETAGKILSSVLLINTPIQLNASFLDFCTSLGECPKGDGLIILGGATPARTIPLQDDDGLVRLYPQALVKQFQFKQHPSYGPFDIMALFNAGGTSFWFEGDPPITRNQQDFLYVVLHEIVHGLGFASGWEDYMNDQPKALTPEILITGKDPSEQFKFNGFLESAFDRYLIHIPTGKKISALTGDINKFQKEVGIIFENDIDFVTKFRNSPQYKIAEKMMSYSITPNVLGFLPRGTTKAIESVVLETRLQPYQTGSSISHVDFKKYNNTSDFLMKFLADHGANLDSLITSHNGNNNAGYNAIIGPNLKLVLETLGYSTPEYTNPYKPSVTIIGNGNDFNPTMSIPIEPGDSSTNNGKGSNEKSGGIKTYKTNFKVIFIINLLSLIKIHLL
- a CDS encoding uncharacterized protein (SECRETED:cutsite_VNS-IC; SECRETED:prob_0.8129); SECRETED:SignalP(1-22), which encodes MWNLLLLLITIALSSLIHPVNSICMDHDPINLNKLLIVDCAPKVPKAPKQQNNNNNSFQLNDEKLFQINFNCQITDNNMCNKVEDIFNMAGDIVTYALALNTPIIVNAKFYVMDPKELGGATPTRYISLLDEDDQVERFYPQALVKQLQLTSPVTFSYSESDITAEFNSLINWHFPDDKGSIKKDQYDILYTILHEIIHGLGFISSWRGLGLDTPEKELTPFLVTGSDDTSITSYDIAESPFIFHGFRETIFDKFIIIKDSNGIQTRLSSFANELNQFNTSASQFIDFYDQLQNTPQYEAAKDVLIFSTTKNDFIFMPKGSNSIPDDGIILETKIKPYQAGSSISHVDSIIYNIGNPDFLMRRESILGESLNDLVIKSGNITGSAIGPKLLNILSSIGYNLADNPIKSSATKQSIVDFNLIITLCIIFITLNI